Proteins from one Desulfonema limicola genomic window:
- a CDS encoding MerR family transcriptional regulator: MKQDYGIGEVTHLTGVTIKQLRYWEDKEFIPKPERIVCGERRYRRFDEKLLKLISTMKKLIDEGMTVSGASKKAQEIIADEEIKNTMEVKTDA, from the coding sequence ATGAAACAGGATTATGGCATAGGGGAAGTTACTCACCTTACTGGAGTAACAATTAAGCAGTTAAGGTATTGGGAAGATAAAGAATTTATCCCCAAACCTGAAAGAATTGTATGTGGAGAAAGACGTTATCGCAGATTTGATGAAAAATTATTAAAACTCATCAGCACCATGAAAAAATTAATTGATGAAGGAATGACGGTTTCAGGAGCTTCTAAGAAAGCTCAGGAAATCATAGCAGATGAAGAAATTAAAAACACTATGGAGGTGAAAACAGATGCGTAA